The nucleotide window TTCAGCCAGTGTATTCAACTGTTGAAACACTGACAGCGAGTATGCAATAACTTCCGGGTCCTGAATCCACCGAAGGAAAATAGCAGCTTGTTCGGCATGTAGGGGTAACAATTGGATAGCATAAGAAGTCATAAACTACAGAAATAGTAAGTGAGTGAACGTTGCCCGCCTTTATAAGCCCACAGACAGCTTTTCACAAGGGGCTAGCTGTTCGATGCTACTCCGCTACTCCCGGCGCAGACCGCCGGAGATGGTACTGTGGCGCTGCCTGAGCACGGCTACCACATCTTCTATGGATAAGCCTGAGGCCGTGAGCAGCACCAGCAAATGGTAAAGCAAGTCAGCGGCTTCGCCTTTAAGGCCCTCGGTGTTGCCGGCTACCGCATCAATAACAGTTTCGACGGCCTCCTCTCCCACTTTCTGGGCTATTTTGGGCATGCCCTTGCGAAACAGCGAGGCGGTGTACGATTTGGGGTCTTCGTCGGGGTGCTGGTGGCGGCGCTGCACCAGGCGCTCCAGCTCCGCCACGAAGCTCACAGCCGGGGCTGGGTAGCGCACTTGGTCGGGCTGCTCGAAGCAGCTGGTGGTACCCCGGTGGCAGGTGGGCCCGTCGGGGTGGGCCAGGATGAGCAGCGCGTCCTGGTCGCAGTCTTCGTGCTCACTTACCACGGTGAGGTAGTTCCCACTGGTTTCGCCCTTGGTCCAGAGGCGCTGCTTGGAGCGGGAAAAGAACGTCACGCGGCCCGTCTGACGGGTTACGCGCTGCGCTTCTTCGTTCTGGTAGCCCAGCATCAGCACCTGCCCCGTATGGGCATCCTGCACTATTACGGGAATCAGCTCATCGGGCATTTTGGCAAAATCCATTCTTTAGTATTGAGTAGTTGGTAATGGGTAATGAGTAGTCGGGCTGGCTGGTATCAATGACATGAGCTGTAAAACTCTACTCAATACTACCTACTCACTACTACTTTACAGCCGCACGGCAATGCCGTCCTGGCGCAGGTGCTCTTTTAGCTCGCGGATGCCGATTTCGCCGAAGTGAAAGATGCTGGCGGCCAGGCCCGCATCGGCGTGGGCCAGCTGAAAAACGTTGGTAAAGTCCTGCTTGGACCCGGCCCCACCCGAGGCCACTACCGGCACCGACACGGCTCGGCTCACGGCTCCGGTAATGTCGAGGGCGAAGCCGTCCTTGGTACCGTCGTTGCTCATGCTGGTAAGCAGGATTTCACCGGCACCGCGGTCGGCCACCTCGCGGCACCATTGCACAGCGTCGAGGCCAGTGTTGTGGGTACCGGCGCGGGTGTAGATCTGCCAGCCCTCCGGCTCGTGGTACCGGGCATCGGCGGCCACCACAATGCACTGGGAACCGAAGCGGGCGGCCAGCTCGTCAATCAGCCCGGGGCGCGCCAGGGCAGCCGAGTTGATGCTCACTTTGTCGGCCCCGTTCATAAGCAAAGCTTCCACGTCAGCCACCGTGCCAATGCCTCCACCCACAGTGAAGGGAATATCCAGCTCGCGGGCCACGTCGCGCACCAGGGCCACCAGCGTGGCGCGCTTCTGGTTGGTGGCGGTGATGTCGAGGAACACCAGCTCGTCGGCGCCCTCGCGGGCGTAGCGAGCGGCCAGGGCCACCGGGTCACCGGCGTCGCGCAGGCCCTCGAAGCGCACCCCTTTCACGGTGCGCCCGTCCTTCACGTCGAGGCAGGGTATGATTCGTTTGGTTAGCATTGGGTTGTTTGGTTTTTGTCTGAGGCTATCTTTAATCCACACCTTCTTGTATTAAGTGAATGGGGCAGATTAATTGGCGTAGAGCTTATCCAGAATTACGAGTACTTGATGAAACGCCTGAATTTCTACTAGGACATAGTTTTGAGGACGCCATTCTCATTCGAAAAAGAAATGGTGAGCATGTCTTAGAAGACGACTTCTATGGCGACCCAGCCTGCGGCTACATAAGTCGCACCCATAAATGGGCAGTAGTTGCGGGCGAGCATGTTACAGTATGGCATTCGAAGCGCGGTAAACAGATTATTCCTCTCACAGACAGAAAATATGTTCATGCACTCCGTTATGTTGGAGAATCACGCCTGCAGTTACTGGTTGATCCTTTCGGAAGCCACAGTGCTATCTGGGAGCTAAACGTTGAAACCAACGACTTCCGCAAGGTTCAGGACATCCCGACTTGTGCAGAATACACGGAGGAAATCAGTTGGTAAAATTAAACAGTTACAGCCAGGGCCTCAGTTGCTCCAGCGTGATGGTGCCTTCGTAGATGGCTTTGCCGATGATGGCCCCGTGCATGCCCACAGCGGCCAGGGCTTCCACATCAGCCAGAGTAGTCACTCCCCCGCTGGCAATAAGTTGGGCGGCGGGCAGCTGCTCGCGTAACTCGGTGTAGGTAGCCAGAGACGGGCCCTGGAGCTTGCCATCCTTGCTCACGTCAGTACAGATAAAGGTAGTGGCCCCGCTGGCCAGGTAGCCCTCCACAAACTCGCGCAACGTCCGCTCACTCTGCTCAGCCCAGGCGTTGATGGAAATGTGGTTGTCGCGGTAGTCGGCCCCAATGATGATGCGGTCCGCCCCGAAGGTTTGAAGCCAGCCATTCACGGTGGCGGGCTCGCGCACGGCAATGCTGCCGGCCGTAATCTGCCGGGCCCCGGCGTCGAAGGCCTGGCGTACGGCTTCCTCGCTCTGCAGTCCACCCCCGAAGTCGATGTGCAGGGCGGTATGGCGGGCAATGCGCTCCAGCACGGGCAGGTTTACGGGGCGTTTAGCGCGGGCTCCGTCGAGGTCTACCAGGTGCAGGCGCTTTACGCCGGCCGCCTCAAAGCGTTGGGCCACGGCCAGCGGATCGGCGTCGTAGGTAGTCTGCTGGGTGAAGTCGCCCTCCGTCAGGCGCACGCACTGGCCGTTGATGAGGTCGATGGCGGGAATGATTTCCATTTAGGTTGGTACTTGGTGCTGATAGCGGCTAAGAAGAACGTTATGCTGAGCGGAGCCGAAGCATCTCTACTGAGGGTAATCAATTACTACCCCAACGAAGCGGTAGAGATGCTTCGACTCCGCTCAGCATGACTGTTCATCATTACGGGCTTACAGCTTGAGAAAGTTTTCCAGGATGCGGGTGCCGACGGGACCACTCTTCTCAGCGTGAAACTGCACGGCATAGAAGTTCTGGTGCTGCACGGCAGCGCTGAATGGCGCAGGGTATGTTGATTCGGCGATGGTGTACGCGCCCACCGGGGCGTAGTAGCTGTGCACGAAGTACACGTAGTCTTCTGCACCCAGCCCTTCAAACAACGGACCGCGCAGGGCCTGCAGGTTGTTCCAGCCCATGTGCGGCACTTTGAACTCCGCGGTGGCTGGGAAGCGCACTACATCGAAGGGTAGAATATTGAGCAGTTCGGTGCCCCCGCCTTCCTGGGTATGGCGGCCCAGCAGTTGCATCCCCAGGCAGATTCCCAGGAAGGGTTGCGTAAGCGTAGGCAGCAGCTCGTGCAGGCCCTGAGCCCGTAGTTCCTGCATGGCGGAGGCGGCCTCGCCTTCACCCGGGAACAGTACCTTATCGGCGCGGCGAATTATTTCGTGGTCGGCCGTGAGCGTGGCTTGCACGCCCAGTCGTTCCAGCGCAAAAAGCACCGACTGTACGTTGCCGCCTTTGTAATCAACTATGGCTATTTCCATTTGAGTATATTAAAGCAAGAGGTGTGAGTTTATTAGATATTATTCAAATGAATAAACGTGGTTTGCGTGATTTATTTGCTGCTTTTATCTTTGGGGGTTCGTAACGGAAGACCTTATCCCGCTTTCTTACAAAAGAGATGTTGGCTTCGCTCGGAACAACAAATTGCGCACAACATCTATCTAGGCAGACCTTTACCCATTTGTTTAAACAAATGGGTAAGCTACAGAATGCCTTTGGTGCTGGGGATTTCCATGCGGCCGGCGTCGCGCACCAGGGCCATTTTTATGGACTTGGCTACGGCCTTGAAGATGGCTTCGATCTTGTGGTGCTCGTTCTGACCCTCGGCTTTGATATTGAGGTTGCAGTGGGCAGCATCGGAGAAGCTCTTGAAGAAATGGTAAAACATTTCACAGGGCATATCCCCTACTTTCTCGCGCTTGAACTCAGCATCCCACACAATCCAGGGGCGGCCCGAGAAGTCAATGGCGGCCTGGGCTAGTACGTCATCCATCGGCAGCAGGAAGCCGTAGCGGGCCAGGCCACGCTTGTCGCCGAGGGCCTGGGTGAAAGCTTCGCCCAGGGCAATGGCCGTGTCCTCAATGGTGTGGTGCTCGTCGATGTGCAGGTCGCCTTGTACCGTGATGCGCATATCCACGCCCGAGTGCTTACTGAGCTGATCGAGCATATGGTCAAAGAAGCCTAAACCGGTGTGCATCTCAGGCCGGCCGTTGCCATCGAGGTTCAGCTCAATGCGGATTTTAGTTTCGTTCGTGTCGCGTTGTACCACGGCGGTACGAGCAGGCAGACGCAGAAACTGGTATATTTTTTCCCAACTCATGGTGGTCAGCGCGGCGCGCTCGTCGCCCTCCCCTTCCGGCTTCAATAGTATAGACTGGCAGCCCAGGTTCTGGGCCAGCTCCACGTCGGTCACTCGGTCGCCGATGACGAAGGAGTTTTTGAGGTCGTAGCCACTGCCTTCGCCCAGGTACTGGGTGAGCATGCCGGTGCCGGGCTTGCGGGTGGGCAGGTTCTCGTGGGGGAAGCTGCGGTCGATGTGCTCACGCACGAACTCCACTCCTTCCGAGCGCAGCACGTCGAGCATCATGGTGTGGGCCGGCCAGAAAGTATCCTCCGGAAAGCTGGCTGTGCCGAGGCCATCCTGGTTGCTCACCAACACCAGCTCATAATCCAGCTCGCGGGCAATGCGGGCCAGGCCGGTGATGGCGCCGGGCACAAACTGAAATTTTTCCCGCGTCAGCGCGTCCACCTGGAAATCCGTCGGCGGCTCAACGAGGATGGTGCCGTCGCGGTCAATGAAGAGTACTTTTTTCATGAAGAAGAAACTTGACGCCGAGTTGTTGCGGCCCGGCGACTTGAGCGTATACAAATAAACAGCGGCAGCCCTTAATCAGCCGCCGGTAAAAGAACCCGGACGAACTCTGCGTACGCATCGCCCAACGGCAATTCTAAATTGAGCGCGAGCCGGCGACGCATTGTTGCCACGGATTCCTGGGTATGCGGGTTGAAACCGATTTT belongs to Hymenobacter sp. J193 and includes:
- the hisA gene encoding 1-(5-phosphoribosyl)-5-[(5-phosphoribosylamino)methylideneamino]imidazole-4-carboxamide isomerase — its product is MEIIPAIDLINGQCVRLTEGDFTQQTTYDADPLAVAQRFEAAGVKRLHLVDLDGARAKRPVNLPVLERIARHTALHIDFGGGLQSEEAVRQAFDAGARQITAGSIAVREPATVNGWLQTFGADRIIIGADYRDNHISINAWAEQSERTLREFVEGYLASGATTFICTDVSKDGKLQGPSLATYTELREQLPAAQLIASGGVTTLADVEALAAVGMHGAIIGKAIYEGTITLEQLRPWL
- the hisF gene encoding imidazole glycerol phosphate synthase subunit HisF → MLTKRIIPCLDVKDGRTVKGVRFEGLRDAGDPVALAARYAREGADELVFLDITATNQKRATLVALVRDVARELDIPFTVGGGIGTVADVEALLMNGADKVSINSAALARPGLIDELAARFGSQCIVVAADARYHEPEGWQIYTRAGTHNTGLDAVQWCREVADRGAGEILLTSMSNDGTKDGFALDITGAVSRAVSVPVVASGGAGSKQDFTNVFQLAHADAGLAASIFHFGEIGIRELKEHLRQDGIAVRL
- the hisB gene encoding bifunctional histidinol-phosphatase/imidazoleglycerol-phosphate dehydratase HisB, whose protein sequence is MKKVLFIDRDGTILVEPPTDFQVDALTREKFQFVPGAITGLARIARELDYELVLVSNQDGLGTASFPEDTFWPAHTMMLDVLRSEGVEFVREHIDRSFPHENLPTRKPGTGMLTQYLGEGSGYDLKNSFVIGDRVTDVELAQNLGCQSILLKPEGEGDERAALTTMSWEKIYQFLRLPARTAVVQRDTNETKIRIELNLDGNGRPEMHTGLGFFDHMLDQLSKHSGVDMRITVQGDLHIDEHHTIEDTAIALGEAFTQALGDKRGLARYGFLLPMDDVLAQAAIDFSGRPWIVWDAEFKREKVGDMPCEMFYHFFKSFSDAAHCNLNIKAEGQNEHHKIEAIFKAVAKSIKMALVRDAGRMEIPSTKGIL
- the hisIE gene encoding bifunctional phosphoribosyl-AMP cyclohydrolase/phosphoribosyl-ATP diphosphatase HisIE, translated to MDFAKMPDELIPVIVQDAHTGQVLMLGYQNEEAQRVTRQTGRVTFFSRSKQRLWTKGETSGNYLTVVSEHEDCDQDALLILAHPDGPTCHRGTTSCFEQPDQVRYPAPAVSFVAELERLVQRRHQHPDEDPKSYTASLFRKGMPKIAQKVGEEAVETVIDAVAGNTEGLKGEAADLLYHLLVLLTASGLSIEDVVAVLRQRHSTISGGLRRE
- the hisH gene encoding imidazole glycerol phosphate synthase subunit HisH; amino-acid sequence: MEIAIVDYKGGNVQSVLFALERLGVQATLTADHEIIRRADKVLFPGEGEAASAMQELRAQGLHELLPTLTQPFLGICLGMQLLGRHTQEGGGTELLNILPFDVVRFPATAEFKVPHMGWNNLQALRGPLFEGLGAEDYVYFVHSYYAPVGAYTIAESTYPAPFSAAVQHQNFYAVQFHAEKSGPVGTRILENFLKL